Proteins encoded in a region of the Zea mays cultivar B73 chromosome 4, Zm-B73-REFERENCE-NAM-5.0, whole genome shotgun sequence genome:
- the LOC103653831 gene encoding WD repeat-containing protein 44 isoform X2, with amino-acid sequence MNVDEEVESGEEEEEDLFYESLDRILSSSGSSTSASDDDGADSPRRRRGCDAPVAAAAAALDLWTSQPSPVQERRRRLLQLMGLIGDPSLAGFETGRSASEDAAGPPPASPVSRSRSGGAALGSAGKPPLGGVRLRSSLSDGPDPADEDPRCLIRNLDDGREYVVKEEFGLREVGTGRHLTVEELARSPIVQELMRRQAFSTPNSNCNSNSQSGASTPIERSSSGSSNGGSRSKRRSSWLRSIRCAAGSLVTHSRDRSSSDEKDTSSEKGGHHSSSATDDSQDSVPRHGPARVKVRQYGKSYKELSGLFMTQEIHAHNGSIWSIKFSPDGRYLASAGEDCIIHVWEVLEFKRAGKEREVKENGVCNPLVAMVYSESSETMVASGAPSGSHWEKKLRSKVLQGGGSVSSDRLMVPEYVFALSEKPVITFAGHSEDVLDLSWSKSQYLLSSSMDKTVRLWHMSSTYCLKTFSHTDYVTCIQFNPVDDRYFISGSLDEKVRIWSIPKREIVDWVDLHEMVTAACYTPDGKGALIGSHKGSCHLYDTSDDMLCYKTQIDLQNKRRKSSQKKITGFQFVPGDSSMVIITSADSRIRVLDDFELVHRFKGFRNTSSQISACLAGNGRYIISASEDSRVYIWRNDDGSKPSKKKGIVSVTNTHEHFHCESVTVAVTWPFTSTTMTSLMNPRKQELELGSENGYSPQDLQTKLAKAQEMTDVEYRSTNITSYNSKHNSDRTSPAWPEELVTPPNQSLSATTCHANEGDQALNRSAWGLVIVTAGRGGQIRTFQNFGFPVRV; translated from the exons ATGAACGTGGATGAGGAGGTGGAGAGCggggaggaagaggaggaggaccTGTTCTACGAGTCGCTCGATCGCATCCTCTCCTCCTCGGGCTCCTCCACATCTGCCTCGGACGACGACGGCGCCGAcagcccgcgccgccgccgcggttGCGATGCGCCGGTCGCGGCCGCCGCAGCGGCCCTCGACCTGTGGACCTCTCAGCCGTCGCCCGTCCAGGAGCGGCGCCGCCGGCTGCTCCAGCTGATGGGGCTCATAGGGGATCCTTCCCTCGCCGGGTTTGAGACTGGCCGGTCCGCCTCCGAAGATGCCGCGGGCCCGCCCCCAGCCTCTCCCGTCTCTCGGTCCAGATCAGGCGGGGCCGCCCTCGGCTCCGCCGGGAAGCCACCACTCGGGGGCGTCCGTCTGCGGTCATCCTTGTCCGACGGGCCCGATCCTGCCGACGAGGACCCCAGGTGCTTGATCAGGAACCTTGACGACGGCAGAGAGTACGTGGTGAAGGAAGAATTCGGTCTCCGCGAGGTCGGCACGGGGCGCCACCTTACCGTTGAGGAGTTGGCCCGCTCACCTATTGTTCAGGAGCTTATGCGGCGCCAAGCTTTTAGTACTCCCAACTCCAACTGCAACTCAAATTCCCAAAGTGGCGCCTCCACACCGATCGAAAGGTCGAGCTCAGGTTCCAGCAATGGTGGGTCGCGCTCCAAGCGGCGAAGCAGCTGGCTCCGCAGCATCCGCTGCGCAGCTGGGTCCTTGGTCACCCACTCCCGTGACcgcagcagcagcgacgagaagGACACGTCTTCAGAGAAAGGCGGGCACCACTCCAGCTCCGCTACGGATGACAGCCAGGACAGTGTTCCACGCCATGGCCCGGCCCGTGTCAAGGTGCGGCAGTATGGGAAGTCATATAAGGAACTCAGTGGCCTGTTTATGACACAGGAGATACATGCACACAATGGTTCCATCTGGAGCATCAAATTTAGTCCTGATGGTCGTTACCTTGCCAGTGCCGGGGAGGATTGCATAATTCATGTTTGGGAGGTGTTGGAGTTCAAGAGGGCAGGGAAGGAGAGGGAGGTGAAGGAGAATGGGGTATGCAATCCGCTTGTTGCTATGGTATACAGTGAGTCATCAGAGACGATGGTGGCATCTGGTGCTCCAAGCGGGAGCCATTGGGAGAAGAAGCTGCGATCAAAGGTACTGCAAGGTGGGGGATCAGTGAGCTCAGACAGGTTGATGGTGCCTGAGTATGTGTTTGCACTGTCCGAGAAGCCTGTGATAACCTTTGCAGGGCATTCAGAGGATGTGCTGGATCTCAGCTGGTCCAAATCTCAG TATTTGCTTTCATCATCAATGGATAAAACAGTACGGTTGTGGCACATGTCAAGCACTTATTGTTTGAAAACCTTCTCACACACTGACTATG TGACTTGCATACAGTTCAATCCTGTTGATGATAGATACTTCATTAGTGGTTCCCTGGATGAAAAGGTTCGTATCTGGAGTATTCCAAAGCGTGAAATTGTTGATTGGGTTGATCTTCATGAAATGGTTACTGCTGCCTGCTATACTCCAGATGGAAAG GGCGCGCTGATCGGGTCCCACAAGGGCAGTTGCCATTTGTATGATACATCTG ATGACATGCTTTGCTACAAAACACAGATTGACCTGCAAAACAAGAGAAGAAAATCTAGCCAGAAGAAAATAACAGGATTTCAG TTTGTCCCAGGGGATTCTTCAATGGTCATAATCACATCTGCAGATTCACGAATCAGAGTTCTTGATGATTTTGAGCTAGTTCATAGGTTTAAAG GATTCCGGAACACCAGCAGCCAAATCTCAGCTTGTTTAGCTGGAAACGGACGGTATATTATCTCGGCAAGCGAGGATTCCCGTGTATATATCTGGAGGAACGATGATGGTTCGAAACCAAGTAAAAAGAAGGGCATTGTTTCTGTCACAAATACCCATGAACACTTCCACTGCGAGAGTGTCACGGTTGCTGTTACCTGGCCTTTTACCAGCACCACAATGACTTCTTTAATGAACCCCAGGAAACAAGAGCTTGAGCTTGGGTCTGAGAATGGCTATTCACCGCAAGATCTGCAAACCAAACTTGCTAAGGCACAGGAGATGACAGATGTTGAGTACCGGAGCACAAATATCACAAGTTACAACTCGAAGCATAACAGTGACCGGACATCTCCGGCTTGGCCTGAAGAACTTGTCACACCACCAAATCAAAGTCTCAGCGCTACTACCTGCCATGCCAACGAGGGAGACCAAGCTCTGAATCGGTCGGCCTGGGGCCTAGTAATTGTTACAGCAGGCCGTGGAGGTCAAATCAGAACATTTCAAAACTTCGGTTTTCCTGTAAGAGTATAG
- the LOC103653831 gene encoding WD repeat-containing protein 44 isoform X1, translating into MNVDEEVESGEEEEEDLFYESLDRILSSSGSSTSASDDDGADSPRRRRGCDAPVAAAAAALDLWTSQPSPVQERRRRLLQLMGLIGDPSLAGFETGRSASEDAAGPPPASPVSRSRSGGAALGSAGKPPLGGVRLRSSLSDGPDPADEDPRCLIRNLDDGREYVVKEEFGLREVGTGRHLTVEELARSPIVQELMRRQAFSTPNSNCNSNSQSGASTPIERSSSGSSNGGSRSKRRSSWLRSIRCAAGSLVTHSRDRSSSDEKDTSSEKGGHHSSSATDDSQDSVPRHGPARVKVRQYGKSYKELSGLFMTQEIHAHNGSIWSIKFSPDGRYLASAGEDCIIHVWEVLEFKRAGKEREVKENGVCNPLVAMVYSESSETMVASGAPSGSHWEKKLRSKVLQGGGSVSSDRLMVPEYVFALSEKPVITFAGHSEDVLDLSWSKSQYLLSSSMDKTVRLWHMSSTYCLKTFSHTDYVTCIQFNPVDDRYFISGSLDEKVRIWSIPKREIVDWVDLHEMVTAACYTPDGKVLSQGALIGSHKGSCHLYDTSDDMLCYKTQIDLQNKRRKSSQKKITGFQFVPGDSSMVIITSADSRIRVLDDFELVHRFKGFRNTSSQISACLAGNGRYIISASEDSRVYIWRNDDGSKPSKKKGIVSVTNTHEHFHCESVTVAVTWPFTSTTMTSLMNPRKQELELGSENGYSPQDLQTKLAKAQEMTDVEYRSTNITSYNSKHNSDRTSPAWPEELVTPPNQSLSATTCHANEGDQALNRSAWGLVIVTAGRGGQIRTFQNFGFPVRV; encoded by the exons ATGAACGTGGATGAGGAGGTGGAGAGCggggaggaagaggaggaggaccTGTTCTACGAGTCGCTCGATCGCATCCTCTCCTCCTCGGGCTCCTCCACATCTGCCTCGGACGACGACGGCGCCGAcagcccgcgccgccgccgcggttGCGATGCGCCGGTCGCGGCCGCCGCAGCGGCCCTCGACCTGTGGACCTCTCAGCCGTCGCCCGTCCAGGAGCGGCGCCGCCGGCTGCTCCAGCTGATGGGGCTCATAGGGGATCCTTCCCTCGCCGGGTTTGAGACTGGCCGGTCCGCCTCCGAAGATGCCGCGGGCCCGCCCCCAGCCTCTCCCGTCTCTCGGTCCAGATCAGGCGGGGCCGCCCTCGGCTCCGCCGGGAAGCCACCACTCGGGGGCGTCCGTCTGCGGTCATCCTTGTCCGACGGGCCCGATCCTGCCGACGAGGACCCCAGGTGCTTGATCAGGAACCTTGACGACGGCAGAGAGTACGTGGTGAAGGAAGAATTCGGTCTCCGCGAGGTCGGCACGGGGCGCCACCTTACCGTTGAGGAGTTGGCCCGCTCACCTATTGTTCAGGAGCTTATGCGGCGCCAAGCTTTTAGTACTCCCAACTCCAACTGCAACTCAAATTCCCAAAGTGGCGCCTCCACACCGATCGAAAGGTCGAGCTCAGGTTCCAGCAATGGTGGGTCGCGCTCCAAGCGGCGAAGCAGCTGGCTCCGCAGCATCCGCTGCGCAGCTGGGTCCTTGGTCACCCACTCCCGTGACcgcagcagcagcgacgagaagGACACGTCTTCAGAGAAAGGCGGGCACCACTCCAGCTCCGCTACGGATGACAGCCAGGACAGTGTTCCACGCCATGGCCCGGCCCGTGTCAAGGTGCGGCAGTATGGGAAGTCATATAAGGAACTCAGTGGCCTGTTTATGACACAGGAGATACATGCACACAATGGTTCCATCTGGAGCATCAAATTTAGTCCTGATGGTCGTTACCTTGCCAGTGCCGGGGAGGATTGCATAATTCATGTTTGGGAGGTGTTGGAGTTCAAGAGGGCAGGGAAGGAGAGGGAGGTGAAGGAGAATGGGGTATGCAATCCGCTTGTTGCTATGGTATACAGTGAGTCATCAGAGACGATGGTGGCATCTGGTGCTCCAAGCGGGAGCCATTGGGAGAAGAAGCTGCGATCAAAGGTACTGCAAGGTGGGGGATCAGTGAGCTCAGACAGGTTGATGGTGCCTGAGTATGTGTTTGCACTGTCCGAGAAGCCTGTGATAACCTTTGCAGGGCATTCAGAGGATGTGCTGGATCTCAGCTGGTCCAAATCTCAG TATTTGCTTTCATCATCAATGGATAAAACAGTACGGTTGTGGCACATGTCAAGCACTTATTGTTTGAAAACCTTCTCACACACTGACTATG TGACTTGCATACAGTTCAATCCTGTTGATGATAGATACTTCATTAGTGGTTCCCTGGATGAAAAGGTTCGTATCTGGAGTATTCCAAAGCGTGAAATTGTTGATTGGGTTGATCTTCATGAAATGGTTACTGCTGCCTGCTATACTCCAGATGGAAAG GTGTTGTCTCAGGGCGCGCTGATCGGGTCCCACAAGGGCAGTTGCCATTTGTATGATACATCTG ATGACATGCTTTGCTACAAAACACAGATTGACCTGCAAAACAAGAGAAGAAAATCTAGCCAGAAGAAAATAACAGGATTTCAG TTTGTCCCAGGGGATTCTTCAATGGTCATAATCACATCTGCAGATTCACGAATCAGAGTTCTTGATGATTTTGAGCTAGTTCATAGGTTTAAAG GATTCCGGAACACCAGCAGCCAAATCTCAGCTTGTTTAGCTGGAAACGGACGGTATATTATCTCGGCAAGCGAGGATTCCCGTGTATATATCTGGAGGAACGATGATGGTTCGAAACCAAGTAAAAAGAAGGGCATTGTTTCTGTCACAAATACCCATGAACACTTCCACTGCGAGAGTGTCACGGTTGCTGTTACCTGGCCTTTTACCAGCACCACAATGACTTCTTTAATGAACCCCAGGAAACAAGAGCTTGAGCTTGGGTCTGAGAATGGCTATTCACCGCAAGATCTGCAAACCAAACTTGCTAAGGCACAGGAGATGACAGATGTTGAGTACCGGAGCACAAATATCACAAGTTACAACTCGAAGCATAACAGTGACCGGACATCTCCGGCTTGGCCTGAAGAACTTGTCACACCACCAAATCAAAGTCTCAGCGCTACTACCTGCCATGCCAACGAGGGAGACCAAGCTCTGAATCGGTCGGCCTGGGGCCTAGTAATTGTTACAGCAGGCCGTGGAGGTCAAATCAGAACATTTCAAAACTTCGGTTTTCCTGTAAGAGTATAG